A part of Brassica oleracea var. oleracea cultivar TO1000 unplaced genomic scaffold, BOL UnpScaffold01772, whole genome shotgun sequence genomic DNA contains:
- the LOC106321489 gene encoding uncharacterized protein LOC106321489, with protein MSKINNLEYAALNLSGDNYLQWALDTKIILKSKNLGACITDGNESSDKDIYSAILIIRYHLAESLKDQYLTVENPLELLTELKFGYDHQRTVPLPKALYDWRNLRIQDFKSVDEYNSALFKIVSKLKLCGETITDADMLEKTFSTFHTSNVLLQQQYREKGFSTYANLIFCLLLAEQNNELHMRNSEMRPPGAKALPEAHAAIEPKDESPKKESNHGRMRGRGRWQGRNRWFQPRDCGFQPREHLGRSRGRGYGRGEHKGKQLAHWVHHDDENDLDHEDVQAHDNDDQTEFETSDILKEAN; from the exons atgtcgaaaatcaacaatcTTGAGTATGCTGCCCtcaatctctccggagacaattacCTTCAATGGGCACTTGACACCAAGATCATCTTGAAATCCAAAAACCTTGGTGCTTGTATCACTGATGGCAATGAGTCATCTGATAAGGATATATACAGTGCGATCTTAATCATACGCTATCACCTTGCTGAAAGTCTCAAAGACCAATACCTCACTGTTGAGAATCCTCTGGAGCTTTTGACAGAACTGAAATTcggatatgatcaccagaggaCGGTGCCCTTACCAAAGGCCCTATATGATTGGAGGAACCTAAGGATCCAAGACTTTAAGTCTGTGGATGAGTATAACTCGGCTCTATTCAAGATAGTCTCAAAGTTGAAACTGTGTGGAGAGACTATCACTGATGCTGACATGTTAGAGAAGACATTCTCTAcattccacacaagcaatgtttTGCTTCAGCAACAATACCGAGAAAAGGGTTTCTCCACCTATGCAAATTTGATCTTTTGTTTGTTGCTGGCTGAGCAAAACAATGAGTTACACATGAGGAATAGTGAGATGAGGCCTCCTGGTGCTAAggcattacctgaggcacatgcggccATAGAGCCAAAAGATGAGTCTCCAAAGAAAGAGTCAAACCATGGCCGTATGAGAGGCCGTGGAAGATGGCAAGGTCGAAACCGTTGGTTTCAACCACGTGACTGTGGGTTTCAACCACGTGAACACCTTGGTCGTAGCCGAGGCCGAGGATATGGCCGAG GAGAGCATAAAGGGAAACAACTGGCCCATTGGGTCCATCATGATGATGAGAATGATCTCGACCATGAGGATGTTCAAGCCCATGACAATGATGATCAGACTGAATTTGAGACTTCAGATATCCTTAAAGAGGCCAATTAA